A genomic window from Sphingobacterium sp. BN32 includes:
- a CDS encoding deoxyribodipyrimidine photo-lyase → MGKKVVLVWFRNDLRLHDNEVLVEAINKSDLIIPVYCFDPRYFKTNKYEQKNTGILRASFLLESVSYLKEKLQGMQSDLMTFVGYPEEILPQLCAKYEVDEVYHHREVAYRETMVSELVEAALWDNKINLKHFIGHTLYHKEDLPFPIKDIPNKFNIFRKKIERESMVRKPLPAPSAIASPQHLEATELPSLSSLGFTAEEIQALEGRSFEGGEEKAIEKLAQLLDPNFTDCRNFTYISPYISVGALSPMFVYDEMIRSNLSQNKKRYERLLTALLWRDYFRFMLKKYPNIYFKPNGFQEDKNFSKELDSDAIRKWMNGTTGEELIDDTMAQLLQSGNLTYLNRRLLASYYIQEISNNWLLGASFFEEHLLDYNPASNYGYWSHVAGVGTSDKENGASSWQELAKKLETQKA, encoded by the coding sequence ATGGGTAAGAAAGTTGTATTAGTTTGGTTCAGGAATGATTTACGTTTGCATGATAACGAAGTTTTAGTGGAGGCGATAAATAAATCCGACCTAATTATCCCTGTTTATTGCTTTGATCCACGCTATTTTAAAACCAACAAGTACGAGCAAAAGAATACCGGCATCTTGCGTGCATCCTTCCTCTTAGAATCGGTTTCCTATTTAAAAGAAAAATTGCAAGGGATGCAGAGCGACTTAATGACGTTTGTTGGATATCCCGAAGAGATTCTCCCGCAGCTGTGCGCGAAGTATGAAGTCGATGAGGTTTATCATCACCGCGAAGTTGCCTATCGAGAGACAATGGTCTCGGAGCTTGTGGAAGCGGCACTCTGGGACAATAAAATAAATCTTAAACACTTTATTGGTCACACGCTATACCACAAAGAAGACCTCCCCTTTCCGATCAAAGACATTCCCAACAAATTCAATATTTTCAGAAAAAAAATCGAACGTGAAAGCATGGTGCGCAAGCCTTTACCTGCGCCTTCAGCCATTGCCAGTCCGCAACATTTGGAAGCGACCGAATTGCCTAGTTTGTCGAGCTTAGGTTTTACAGCGGAAGAAATCCAGGCTTTGGAAGGTCGGTCCTTTGAAGGCGGAGAGGAAAAAGCAATTGAGAAACTGGCACAGCTTCTGGATCCCAACTTCACTGATTGTAGAAACTTTACTTATATCTCCCCTTATATTTCGGTTGGTGCTTTATCGCCGATGTTTGTGTATGATGAGATGATTCGATCGAATCTCAGCCAGAATAAGAAACGCTATGAGCGCCTACTCACTGCACTATTGTGGAGAGATTATTTCCGCTTTATGTTGAAGAAGTATCCGAATATCTACTTTAAGCCAAATGGATTCCAAGAAGATAAAAATTTTTCGAAAGAACTGGATTCGGACGCTATCCGCAAATGGATGAACGGTACGACGGGCGAAGAGTTGATCGACGACACGATGGCTCAACTATTACAGAGCGGAAATCTGACCTATTTAAATCGTCGTCTATTAGCGAGTTACTACATACAAGAGATCAGCAACAATTGGTTGTTAGGTGCTTCATTTTTTGAAGAGCATCTGCTTGACTATAATCCGGCTTCAAACTATGGGTATTGGTCGCATGTTGCCGGTGTCGGAACGAGCGACAAAGAGAACGGGGCGAGCAGCTGGCAGGAGCTTGCAAAAAAACTAGAAACACAGAAAGCATAA
- a CDS encoding UbiD family decarboxylase, with product MGYKSLHECVIDLENNGHLIRIKEEVDPYLEMAAIHMRVYDAQGPAIYFENIKGSKFPAVSNLFGTLERSKFMFRDSLDHVKRLVDVKMNPMSVLKNPFRYAGSSMVALGALPWKKKSNAPILYGRTSIAELPQIVNWPMDGGPFVTMPQVYTEDITKPGIMNANLGMYRIQLAGNDYIQNEEIGLHYQLHRGIGVHQTKANQLGKPLKVSIFVGGPPSHPLSAVMPLPEGLSEMIFAGTLGNRRFRYFYDDEGFCISADADFVITGTVYPNENKPEGPFGDHIGYYSLVHDFPLMKVHKVYHKKDPIWSFTVVGRPPQEDTSFGALIHEITGNAIPQQIAGLHAVHAVDPAGVHPLLFAIGSERYTPYQKVERPQELLTIANQILGTNQLSLAKFLFISAFEDNPKLDIHDIEGFFTHIFERIDLTRDLHFLTNTTIDTLDYTGDGLNAGSKVTFAAVGDKKRELARSLPAGFDLPRPFQHAKLALPGMVVVDGKAFSTYAEEAKVLEEWTNAAKTADWTGIQCIVLADDAGFVAENVNNFVWTTFTRSNPSHDIYGIDSFTEYKHWGCRGPVIIDARAKPHHAPDLIKDPAVERRVDQLGAKGGSLHGII from the coding sequence ATGGGCTATAAAAGCTTACACGAATGTGTAATTGATCTTGAAAACAACGGACATTTAATCAGAATAAAAGAAGAGGTAGACCCCTACCTCGAAATGGCCGCTATTCATATGCGTGTTTATGATGCGCAGGGACCTGCAATCTATTTCGAAAACATCAAAGGGTCCAAGTTTCCGGCAGTGTCGAATTTATTTGGAACGTTGGAGCGATCGAAATTTATGTTCAGGGACTCCTTAGACCATGTCAAACGATTGGTGGATGTCAAAATGAACCCGATGTCGGTACTGAAAAATCCTTTTCGATATGCGGGATCTTCTATGGTCGCTCTAGGGGCACTTCCCTGGAAGAAAAAATCCAACGCACCAATCCTTTACGGCCGCACGAGCATTGCGGAACTTCCACAAATTGTAAACTGGCCAATGGATGGTGGTCCTTTCGTGACCATGCCGCAGGTTTATACCGAAGACATCACGAAACCAGGTATTATGAATGCCAATTTGGGAATGTATAGAATTCAGTTGGCAGGAAACGATTATATACAAAACGAAGAAATTGGTCTGCACTATCAATTGCATCGTGGAATCGGTGTGCATCAAACCAAGGCTAATCAGTTAGGAAAGCCATTGAAAGTCAGTATATTCGTCGGAGGACCTCCTTCGCATCCACTGTCTGCGGTGATGCCCTTGCCGGAGGGATTATCGGAGATGATATTTGCCGGAACGCTAGGAAACCGTCGCTTCCGCTATTTTTATGATGACGAGGGATTTTGTATCTCTGCAGATGCCGACTTTGTTATAACAGGGACGGTATATCCCAACGAAAATAAACCCGAAGGACCTTTCGGTGATCATATCGGTTATTATTCCTTAGTGCATGACTTCCCGTTAATGAAGGTGCATAAGGTCTACCATAAAAAAGATCCAATTTGGTCGTTTACGGTCGTGGGCCGTCCGCCACAGGAGGATACCAGCTTTGGCGCGCTGATCCACGAAATAACAGGAAATGCTATCCCGCAGCAGATTGCTGGCTTGCATGCCGTTCATGCGGTCGACCCTGCTGGTGTTCACCCGCTGCTTTTTGCGATAGGAAGCGAACGCTACACCCCATATCAAAAGGTCGAAAGACCGCAGGAGCTGCTTACAATTGCTAACCAAATTTTAGGAACAAACCAACTGAGCTTAGCGAAGTTCTTGTTCATCTCCGCTTTTGAGGATAACCCAAAACTCGATATCCACGATATTGAAGGATTTTTTACCCATATTTTTGAACGCATCGATTTAACACGCGATCTACACTTCCTGACCAATACCACCATTGACACGTTGGACTATACAGGCGATGGTTTAAATGCAGGATCGAAAGTGACCTTCGCTGCGGTAGGGGATAAGAAACGTGAACTTGCTCGTTCCTTGCCTGCAGGTTTTGATCTTCCGCGCCCTTTCCAACATGCTAAACTTGCATTACCGGGTATGGTTGTCGTGGATGGAAAGGCATTTAGTACCTATGCGGAAGAGGCAAAAGTATTAGAGGAATGGACTAATGCTGCGAAAACAGCCGACTGGACCGGTATTCAATGTATTGTCCTTGCCGATGATGCGGGCTTTGTTGCCGAAAATGTCAATAACTTTGTTTGGACAACATTCACAAGAAGCAATCCTTCTCACGATATCTATGGTATCGATAGCTTTACCGAATACAAACATTGGGGATGCCGCGGCCCGGTAATCATCGACGCCAGAGCAAAACCGCATCATGCACCCGATCTGATCAAAGATCCTGCGGTTGAACGCCGCGTCGATCAGTTAGGCGCCAAAGGCGGCTCTTTGCACGGAATTATATAA
- a CDS encoding SDR family oxidoreductase encodes MEVIISGLNSYLGKRAMSNLNKEDFQVHGLVRDVDLFRARSTEEPTGTLNKVDLLRRGKEFDEFRLEKDADLAIYITHVPDLGEVVNLNLEIVTLRNFIELARRNGCKRILYIARLMDKPFIHAISSVLESCGIDYTIVLKNLAIGKGSVLDRYMRQVLHSKYLPYDSALAKLKFSPISALDLLRWIYNVDWHKNFINQVIEIGGPNTLTIQEMFRLYRKNLFPNSPVKSIKLPHSIMSILYKKFYHINSEDLIEFKRLMEREYPIDNSHWKQIILFSFTPLDQVISGG; translated from the coding sequence ATGGAAGTAATCATATCCGGGCTAAATTCCTATTTAGGAAAAAGAGCCATGAGTAATTTAAATAAGGAGGATTTTCAAGTACATGGCTTAGTGCGCGATGTAGACTTATTCCGCGCCCGATCTACGGAAGAGCCTACTGGAACCTTAAATAAAGTAGATCTTTTAAGGAGAGGAAAAGAGTTCGATGAATTCAGATTGGAGAAAGATGCCGATTTAGCCATTTATATCACCCACGTTCCTGATCTAGGGGAAGTGGTCAATTTAAATTTAGAAATCGTAACGCTCAGGAATTTCATTGAATTAGCGCGGCGCAACGGATGCAAGAGAATTCTCTACATTGCGCGCTTGATGGATAAGCCTTTTATTCATGCAATCAGTTCGGTACTGGAATCCTGTGGTATCGATTATACCATCGTGCTCAAAAATCTTGCAATTGGCAAAGGAAGTGTGCTCGATCGCTATATGCGCCAAGTGCTTCATAGCAAATATTTACCATACGATTCTGCCCTTGCGAAATTGAAATTCAGCCCCATTTCGGCACTCGATTTATTACGCTGGATTTATAATGTCGATTGGCATAAAAACTTTATCAATCAAGTTATAGAAATTGGCGGACCCAATACGCTGACCATACAAGAGATGTTTCGACTATATCGGAAGAATTTATTCCCCAATTCGCCCGTAAAGAGCATCAAACTCCCGCATTCGATTATGAGTATCCTCTACAAGAAGTTTTATCATATTAACTCGGAAGACCTCATCGAATTTAAACGATTGATGGAAAGGGAATATCCGATTGATAATTCGCATTGGAAACAGATTATTCTTTTTTCCTTTACCCCCCTCGACCAGGTAATTAGTGGCGGTTAA
- a CDS encoding RagB/SusD family nutrient uptake outer membrane protein has protein sequence MHKNKNISIVLLFAIVSSIFGSCTKLELKPTDSIDPTKAFRNAADVNMGVIGVYALLENNMGQLSSTVSDENMYPIENTVGNSDAFRWFYTGANGSVTSFYNSAYKAIDGINRVLAAIERISAGSDDAQLPKYKGELLALRAYLHFELLRAYASGYENDQLGIPYMTVSEISYPSRPKFQEVIANVKADLTNAKTLIEPSLKDMTRMTRTAVSALQARVALYEKNWPEAITFSTEVIDALPLATTTEFADIWLDKSNKEVVWKLKRVGTTNSRIGDFYYRESGDYVLYAPAFKLINMFDRTNDVRFASYIKYAPERTGNKSKYLVNKFIGGTAATPRLVDIKLFRTAEMYLIRAEAKTESQGNGNDDLNVLRKARIKGYSNVNISNKAQLLQEIEDERFKELAFEGHRFFDLKRRKKNIERPNEDIVNASGAKTLTPSQAQYNLPLPNLEIQVNKNIVQNPNY, from the coding sequence ATGCATAAAAACAAAAATATATCCATCGTTCTTTTGTTCGCTATTGTGAGCAGTATATTCGGATCTTGCACAAAACTAGAACTGAAACCAACCGATTCTATCGACCCAACAAAAGCGTTTCGCAATGCGGCAGACGTAAATATGGGGGTTATTGGTGTATATGCACTTCTAGAAAATAACATGGGGCAATTGAGTTCGACCGTTTCTGACGAAAATATGTATCCCATCGAAAACACTGTTGGAAATTCAGACGCGTTTCGCTGGTTTTATACCGGTGCCAATGGTTCCGTAACATCCTTCTACAATTCGGCTTACAAAGCTATTGACGGCATCAATCGTGTGCTGGCAGCGATAGAGCGCATTAGTGCCGGCAGCGACGATGCACAACTACCAAAATACAAAGGCGAACTTCTTGCACTGCGTGCCTATCTACACTTTGAGCTGTTGAGAGCCTATGCTTCAGGCTATGAAAATGACCAGCTGGGGATTCCCTATATGACGGTTTCAGAAATTAGCTATCCTTCACGCCCGAAATTCCAAGAAGTAATCGCCAATGTGAAGGCAGACCTAACAAATGCCAAGACCTTAATCGAGCCGAGTTTGAAAGATATGACGCGAATGACCAGAACCGCAGTTTCTGCCTTGCAAGCCCGCGTTGCACTTTATGAAAAAAACTGGCCAGAAGCAATTACTTTTTCGACTGAAGTGATTGATGCCCTTCCGCTAGCGACAACGACGGAATTCGCAGATATATGGCTCGACAAGTCGAATAAAGAGGTTGTCTGGAAGTTGAAAAGAGTAGGAACTACCAACTCTAGAATTGGCGATTTCTATTATCGTGAAAGCGGAGATTATGTCTTATATGCGCCTGCTTTTAAGCTAATCAACATGTTTGACAGAACCAATGATGTGCGTTTTGCGTCCTATATCAAATATGCCCCGGAGAGGACAGGAAACAAGTCTAAATACCTAGTCAATAAGTTTATCGGTGGGACCGCGGCAACACCGCGCCTAGTCGACATTAAGCTGTTCCGAACTGCCGAAATGTATTTGATCCGCGCCGAGGCAAAAACGGAAAGTCAAGGAAATGGAAATGATGACCTAAATGTGTTAAGAAAAGCGAGAATTAAAGGCTACAGCAATGTCAACATTAGTAATAAAGCACAATTGCTACAGGAAATTGAAGATGAAAGATTTAAAGAGTTAGCATTCGAAGGACACCGATTCTTCGATTTGAAGCGCAGGAAAAAGAACATTGAGCGGCCAAACGAGGACATCGTAAATGCTTCAGGTGCTAAAACATTAACTCCAAGCCAAGCGCAGTACAATCTTCCGTTGCCGAATTTGGAGATTCAGGTAAATAAAAACATTGTTCAAAATCCAAACTATTAA
- a CDS encoding cyanophycinase has protein sequence MIRKNILWIILSLLTSLPVFADGGAPKGKLFIIGGGERGEELIKAMISESNLTPDDYIMVLPMSSELPVESTEAIAKQFQASGAKHISSINFDRAMTANLRLVDSVRRAKLIFITGGDQNRFMSIVKDSELYTALHQAYQQGSLIAGTSAGAAIMSEKMITGKPAHSNNDRNPFGQLKHDIVEISEGMGFLKNAIVDQHFIARSRYTRLFSTLASYPKLAAIGIDEGTALLVYKNKATVIGKAQVLVVKNPRKLNVSKTGYISWDKVDFGLYIDRQQFKLN, from the coding sequence ATGATTAGAAAAAATATCCTATGGATCATTCTTTCGCTCCTGACAAGCCTCCCTGTCTTTGCCGACGGGGGAGCTCCGAAAGGAAAACTATTTATAATCGGTGGTGGTGAACGCGGGGAAGAATTGATTAAAGCGATGATTTCCGAGTCCAACTTAACCCCGGATGATTATATCATGGTCCTTCCTATGTCGAGCGAGCTACCCGTCGAATCAACTGAAGCAATAGCGAAACAATTTCAAGCTTCCGGCGCAAAGCATATCAGCAGCATCAACTTCGATAGAGCGATGACTGCCAATCTGAGGCTTGTTGACTCTGTACGGCGCGCGAAGCTGATTTTTATAACAGGTGGAGATCAGAACAGGTTTATGTCCATTGTGAAGGACAGTGAACTTTATACCGCCTTGCACCAGGCTTATCAGCAGGGTTCGTTAATTGCAGGGACAAGTGCTGGCGCCGCCATCATGAGTGAAAAAATGATTACTGGAAAACCTGCGCATTCGAACAATGACCGCAACCCTTTTGGCCAACTAAAGCATGACATCGTAGAGATATCTGAAGGCATGGGTTTCTTAAAAAATGCAATTGTCGATCAGCATTTTATTGCCAGAAGTCGGTACACGCGACTATTTTCTACCCTAGCGAGCTATCCAAAACTTGCCGCAATAGGTATCGATGAGGGAACAGCTCTATTAGTTTACAAGAATAAAGCAACCGTTATCGGCAAGGCACAGGTTTTAGTTGTTAAAAATCCTAGAAAACTAAATGTCAGCAAAACCGGATATATTTCTTGGGATAAAGTTGACTTTGGATTGTATATCGATAGACAACAGTTCAAGCTGAATTAA